From one Nycticebus coucang isolate mNycCou1 chromosome 14, mNycCou1.pri, whole genome shotgun sequence genomic stretch:
- the ALDH3B1 gene encoding aldehyde dehydrogenase family 3 member B1 isoform X3 → MDPFEDTLRRLREAFATGRTRPAEFRAAQLRSLSRFLQDNKQLLQDALAQDLRKSDFESEVSEIAISQVEVALALKNLRAWMKNERVPKNLATQLDSAFIRKEPFGLVLIIAPWNYPLNLTLVPLVGALAAGNCVVLKPSEISNSMEKVLAEVLPRYLDQSCFAVVLGGPQETGQLLEHKFDYIFFTGSPRVGRIVMTAAAKHLTPVTLELGGKNPCYVDDNCDPQTVANRVAWFRYFNAGQTCVAPDYILCSPEMQERLLPALQSAITRFYGDDPQSSPNLGRIINQKHFQRLQALLGCGRVAIGGQSDESERYIAPTVLVDVQETEPVMQEEIFGPILPIVNVRSLDEAIDFITRREKPLALYAFSNSSQGLTGS, encoded by the exons ATGGATCCCTTTGAGGACACGCTGCGGCGGCTACGGGAGGCCTTCGCCACGGGGCGCACACGGCCGGCTGAGTTCCGGGCTGCGCAGCTCAGGAGCCTGAGCCGCTTCCTTCAGGACAATAAGCAGCTACTGCAGGACGCGCTGGCCCAGGACCTGCGCAAG TCAGACTTCGAGTCGGAGGTGTCTGAGATTGCCATCAGCCAAGTTGAGGTCGCGTTAGCCCTCAAGAACCTGCGGGCCTGGATGAAGAACGAGAGAGTGCCCAAGAACCTG GCCACCCAGCTGGACTCGGCCTTCATCCGGAAGGAGCCCTTCGGCCTGGTGCTCATCATCGCCCCCTGGAACTACCCCCTGAACCTGACGCTGGTGCCCCTGGTGGGCGCCCTCGCTGCAG GGAACTGTGTGGTGCTGAAGCCGTCAGAGATCAGCAACAGCATGGAGAAGGTCCTGGCCGAGGTGCTGCCCCGATACCTGGACCAG AGCTGCTTTGCTGTGGTGCTGGGGGGGCCCCAGGAGACCGGGCAGCTGCTGGAACACAAATTCGACTACATCTTCTTCACAG GGAGCCCTCGTGTGGGCAGGATCGTTATGACTGCTGCCGCCAAGCACCTGACACCCGTCACTCTGGAGCTGGGGGGTAAGAACCCCTGCTACGTGGACGACAACTGCGACCCACAGACAGTGGCCAACCGTGTGGCCTGGTTCCGCTACTTCAACGCTGGCCAGACCTGCGTGGCCCCTGACTACATCCTGTGCAGCCCTGAAATGCAGGAGCGCCTGCTGCCCGCCCTGCAGAGCGCCATCACCCGCTTCTATGGCGACGACCCCCAGAGCTCCCCAAACCTGGGCCGCATCATCAACCAGAAGCACTTCCAGCGGCTGCAGGCACTGCTGGGTTGTGGCCGTGTGGCTATCGGTGGCCAGAGCGACGAGAGTGAGCGCTACATTG CCCCCACGGTGCTCGTGGACGTTCAGGAGACAGAGCCGGTGATGCAGGAGGAGATCTTTGGGCCCATCCTGCCCATCGTGAATGTGCGGAGCCTGGACGAGGCCATCGACTTCATCACCCGGCGGGAGAAGCCCCTGGCCCTGTACGCCTTCTCCAACAGCAGCCAG GGACTCACGGGAAGCTAG